The following proteins are encoded in a genomic region of Euryarchaeota archaeon:
- a CDS encoding cation:proton antiporter, translated as MVDVATAFILISAIITIGFAAALGFQRFKIPDIVILLLVGLLIGPVFHVLGADVLTSMRDLNPFFGTLVLVILLVEGGMALDYRVVLKQAAPALAYTLLAFALTMGAIAGAAFYLGWEPLPALLLGAILGGNSSTVIMSLVRQLRMSDAGRTVLSLESSLNDALTIIVSLAIIQVIVEGGGLDIGFFARDFFGSFTISALFATVAAVVWILVLHWLRAPKYNYLLTLAAVLVLYVATEGAQSSGAFAALVFGVILGNSHALEPLLKVKTAADFRENLHASQAEITFFVRTFFFVFMGLILDLSGFTAPVVILATAAILVKALARYVSAIGVAAMVPRLRQDRLFLAVMLPNGLAAAAMAAYPAARGLTSPSPELFQGVAFLVILLSNVFASGSVFFLEWSKPKGPRGPDPTPARPSPGDAPQHESTIAD; from the coding sequence GTGGTCGACGTCGCCACCGCGTTCATCCTCATCTCCGCGATCATCACGATCGGATTCGCAGCGGCCCTAGGCTTCCAACGTTTCAAGATCCCCGACATCGTGATCCTGCTCCTTGTCGGTCTCCTAATCGGACCGGTCTTCCATGTGTTGGGAGCGGACGTGCTTACGAGCATGCGGGACCTGAACCCTTTCTTCGGGACCCTGGTGCTGGTGATCCTCCTTGTGGAGGGCGGCATGGCGCTCGATTACCGCGTCGTCTTGAAGCAAGCGGCCCCGGCCCTTGCCTACACGCTCCTCGCTTTCGCGCTCACGATGGGGGCGATCGCCGGAGCCGCCTTCTATCTCGGATGGGAGCCGCTGCCGGCGCTCCTCCTCGGCGCGATCCTCGGAGGCAACAGTTCGACCGTGATCATGTCGCTCGTGCGACAACTCCGGATGAGCGACGCCGGGCGGACCGTCTTGTCCCTCGAATCTTCGCTGAACGACGCGTTGACGATCATCGTTTCCCTCGCCATCATACAGGTCATCGTCGAAGGCGGCGGGCTCGACATCGGCTTCTTCGCCCGCGACTTTTTCGGGAGTTTTACCATCTCGGCGCTCTTTGCAACGGTCGCCGCGGTGGTTTGGATCCTCGTGTTGCATTGGTTGCGCGCCCCGAAGTACAACTATCTCCTGACCCTTGCCGCGGTCCTCGTCCTCTATGTAGCGACGGAGGGAGCGCAGAGCAGCGGCGCTTTCGCGGCGCTCGTCTTCGGGGTCATTCTGGGCAACTCCCATGCGCTTGAGCCGTTGTTGAAGGTGAAGACCGCAGCTGATTTCCGCGAGAACCTGCACGCGTCGCAGGCAGAGATCACGTTCTTCGTCCGGACTTTCTTCTTCGTGTTCATGGGTTTGATCCTCGACCTCAGCGGTTTCACGGCGCCCGTGGTTATCCTTGCGACGGCCGCGATCCTGGTCAAGGCCCTTGCCCGCTACGTGTCGGCCATCGGTGTCGCCGCCATGGTTCCGAGGCTCCGGCAGGACCGTCTCTTTCTTGCCGTGATGCTCCCGAATGGCCTCGCGGCCGCGGCGATGGCGGCGTATCCCGCTGCCCGGGGCCTCACGAGTCCTTCCCCGGAACTGTTTCAGGGGGTCGCGTTCTTGGTGATCCTCCTTTCCAACGTGTTCGCGAGCGGCTCGGTGTTCTTTCTTGAATGGAGCAAACCAAAGGGCCCTCGCGGTCCCGATCCGACGCCCGCGCGACCTTCGCCGGGGGACGCGCCGCAGCATGAATCGACGATTGCCGACTAA
- a CDS encoding glucosyl-3-phosphoglycerate synthase: MDFYQHGLTTLHRFEGETDDSATRTLVARHSQSRPVALVLPMVYSELDRPALLGIRQGLQGADYLNEVVVALTASSEGEASRVRDFFDGLPMPTHVAWCEGPETAAVCKRLTAAGFDLGGFQGKGLAVWLGLGIAAESNYAIVVHDADIEHYEPRIIERLALPLITPNLDFYFSKGYYARVDQGRMYGRVTRLLLWPIMDALTAVLGEPSPFLTYLRQFRYPLSGEMALTADLARNVRMPTDWGLELGLLGEVYRNTAPKRKCQVDLGYYSHKHRELGADAGEGLQRMALDLATALFRLLASFEGLRVTPDFLVTLRAAYRREAQDAIRRYNADCVVNGMDYDRHNEESMVETFEPLIEMAGAQFSRKPTSDQIGEWLRALSAAPDAASSLRAAAALNAGSLHAPSTMK; this comes from the coding sequence ATGGACTTCTACCAGCACGGACTCACGACACTCCATCGCTTCGAGGGAGAGACGGACGATTCGGCCACACGGACGCTTGTCGCAAGGCATTCGCAATCGCGGCCCGTGGCCCTAGTCCTACCCATGGTCTATTCAGAATTGGACCGGCCGGCGCTTCTCGGCATTCGCCAAGGGCTTCAAGGCGCCGACTACCTCAATGAGGTGGTAGTCGCCCTAACGGCTTCGAGTGAAGGCGAGGCGAGCCGTGTTCGCGACTTTTTCGACGGCCTCCCGATGCCCACCCACGTCGCATGGTGCGAAGGGCCGGAGACCGCCGCGGTCTGCAAACGCCTCACGGCGGCCGGCTTCGACCTCGGGGGTTTCCAAGGGAAAGGACTCGCGGTATGGTTGGGTTTGGGGATCGCCGCGGAATCGAACTACGCCATCGTCGTCCACGATGCGGACATCGAGCACTATGAGCCGCGTATCATCGAGCGGCTCGCCCTTCCGCTCATAACCCCGAACCTTGATTTCTATTTCTCCAAAGGCTACTATGCCCGCGTCGACCAGGGTCGCATGTACGGGCGGGTGACCCGCCTCTTACTGTGGCCCATCATGGATGCCCTGACGGCGGTCCTTGGAGAACCCTCCCCGTTCCTCACATATCTACGGCAATTCCGCTACCCGCTGTCGGGCGAGATGGCGCTCACCGCAGACCTCGCGCGTAACGTCCGCATGCCGACCGATTGGGGCCTCGAACTCGGCCTCCTCGGTGAAGTCTATCGGAACACCGCGCCCAAGCGGAAATGTCAGGTCGATCTTGGCTACTACAGCCACAAGCACCGCGAACTAGGCGCCGACGCCGGGGAAGGACTTCAACGCATGGCCCTCGACCTTGCCACCGCCCTCTTCAGGCTTCTCGCTTCGTTCGAGGGTCTGCGGGTCACGCCGGACTTCCTCGTCACGTTACGAGCCGCGTACAGGCGCGAAGCGCAAGACGCGATTCGAAGGTACAACGCGGATTGTGTGGTGAACGGCATGGACTACGACCGCCACAACGAGGAATCGATGGTCGAGACGTTCGAACCGTTGATCGAGATGGCCGGGGCCCAGTTCAGCCGCAAACCGACGAGCGACCAGATCGGCGAGTGGTTGCGGGCACTCAGTGCCGCGCCGGACGCCGCAAGCAGCCTCCGGGCCGCCGCAGCGTTGAACGCGGGGTCGCTCCACGCCCCCTCGACGATGAAATGA
- a CDS encoding ATP/GTP-binding protein: protein MNDPGVEAEAFLYQAAASWMGDGRRVVYVVTARSPSGVVKSMDDHGFDISLEGERLSFVDAFSGLMGAVSEAKYMLEDPTNPESFADLLERAAVENPEALLIIESLSTLADTASPEKLRVAFPRILAAMRRFPLGAAGFTKWPYDADLLAVLDGFDAVVTLKNVEARVSFGQYFALERARWKTGIETRPRLYKVLRPGGVVVYIPKIVVTGPFHAGKSTFIHTVSDSAVSVNRVGTTVAMDHGHVLIDGLSADIFGTPGQERFDPILRTIAGQALGVIVVVDSTDPDSFPRAREMMQLTWKQGLPAIIAASKQDMPEALTPDRVAVLVGAPEYVKCVGFVGTERQSTRNVLKELLEQILEGGVTA, encoded by the coding sequence GTGAACGACCCCGGCGTCGAAGCCGAGGCGTTCCTCTATCAGGCGGCCGCCTCCTGGATGGGCGATGGGCGCAGGGTCGTCTACGTCGTCACGGCCCGGTCGCCGTCGGGGGTCGTCAAATCGATGGACGACCACGGGTTCGACATCTCGCTCGAAGGGGAGAGGCTCTCGTTCGTCGACGCCTTCTCTGGGCTCATGGGCGCGGTCTCGGAGGCGAAGTACATGCTTGAGGACCCCACGAACCCGGAGTCCTTCGCCGACCTCCTTGAGCGCGCGGCCGTGGAGAACCCGGAGGCACTCCTGATCATCGAATCACTCTCGACGCTCGCAGACACCGCTAGCCCCGAGAAACTGCGCGTCGCGTTCCCACGGATCCTCGCGGCGATGAGACGCTTCCCGCTCGGCGCCGCCGGGTTCACGAAGTGGCCTTACGACGCCGACCTACTCGCCGTCCTCGACGGTTTCGATGCCGTGGTGACGCTCAAGAACGTCGAGGCCCGGGTGAGCTTCGGCCAATACTTCGCGCTGGAGCGCGCCCGCTGGAAAACTGGCATCGAGACACGGCCCCGCCTTTACAAGGTCCTTCGTCCCGGCGGTGTGGTCGTCTACATCCCGAAGATCGTCGTGACGGGGCCGTTCCATGCCGGAAAATCCACGTTCATCCACACGGTGTCCGACAGCGCCGTGAGCGTAAACCGGGTGGGAACGACCGTCGCGATGGACCACGGGCACGTCCTCATCGACGGCCTTTCGGCCGACATCTTCGGGACCCCCGGGCAGGAAAGGTTCGACCCGATCCTTCGCACAATCGCCGGGCAGGCGCTCGGCGTCATCGTCGTCGTCGACTCGACCGACCCCGATTCCTTCCCTCGTGCCCGCGAGATGATGCAACTCACTTGGAAGCAAGGGCTTCCCGCGATAATCGCGGCGTCCAAGCAGGACATGCCGGAGGCATTGACCCCCGACCGCGTCGCGGTCCTGGTCGGCGCCCCCGAGTACGTGAAGTGCGTCGGGTTCGTCGGGACCGAGAGGCAATCCACGAGGAACGTGCTGAAGGAGCTCCTAGAGCAGATCCTCGAGGGAGGTGTGACGGCGTGA
- a CDS encoding roadblock/LC7 domain-containing protein codes for MSDKQRRMQDTLEKLAGGKGMVGALLVSRDGFCLINKCPRLSRPETFSAMTAVLVGSAETAMLELGQKAALRTISEEGNTRVVAAAVNEELLIVAISETSLPLQNVVTAVEDCSNAVAKIVAGG; via the coding sequence TTGAGCGACAAACAACGCCGCATGCAGGATACGTTGGAGAAACTCGCCGGAGGTAAGGGGATGGTCGGCGCACTGCTTGTCAGCCGCGACGGGTTCTGCCTCATCAACAAGTGTCCCCGCCTTTCGCGCCCCGAGACCTTCAGCGCAATGACGGCCGTCCTCGTCGGTTCCGCCGAGACGGCGATGCTCGAACTCGGGCAGAAGGCGGCGCTTCGGACCATAAGCGAAGAGGGGAACACGCGCGTCGTCGCGGCGGCGGTCAACGAGGAACTGCTCATCGTAGCCATCTCCGAGACGAGCCTGCCCCTGCAAAACGTCGTCACCGCGGTCGAGGATTGCTCAAACGCGGTCGCGAAGATCGTAGCGGGTGGGTGA
- a CDS encoding PAS domain-containing sensor histidine kinase — MARGEASLKETQKTARARETPASREAIFDHAAVGLYRLDPSGRILVANPALLQMLGYESLETLASEDPGAGPHHPETALKQFLGNIASHGARGIETRWRRRDGTTLTARETIVPVRDAVGSVVFYDATVEDVTALMQKDDEYRKTSERLAELVKLQTELLNNIVEENTKRKQVEEELRSANERLKDLAKMKTQLLNSVSHELSTPLTPIMLQLYLIRTGRVGSLSDEQKHAVDLLDRNLARLSMLVKDVLDVSRIEAGKLRLDRQETDIAAIVEEAVDSFKAPAKTGNVTLEIRGNAPTGIKADKRRIGQVMYNLLSNALKFSNAGGRVTIEMGDQAGAALVRVSDEGLGIRPEDIPKLFQAFSQVHDTMQKTHAGTGLGLYICRGIIEQHGGRIWCESEGLRRGTTFAFTIPKGDVAEGVFEFVA; from the coding sequence ATGGCGAGAGGGGAAGCGAGCCTGAAGGAGACCCAGAAAACCGCTCGGGCACGGGAAACACCCGCCAGCCGCGAGGCAATCTTCGACCACGCGGCCGTGGGGCTCTACCGCCTCGACCCGTCGGGCCGGATACTTGTCGCGAACCCCGCACTCCTCCAGATGCTCGGTTACGAGTCGCTGGAGACGCTCGCAAGCGAAGACCCCGGCGCCGGTCCCCACCACCCCGAGACCGCGCTGAAGCAATTCTTGGGAAACATTGCATCTCATGGCGCACGGGGAATCGAGACCAGGTGGCGGCGTCGCGACGGGACCACGCTCACGGCGCGTGAGACCATCGTGCCAGTGCGCGATGCCGTTGGTTCAGTCGTCTTCTACGACGCGACCGTCGAGGATGTGACCGCCCTGATGCAAAAGGACGACGAGTACCGCAAGACCAGCGAAAGGCTTGCCGAGCTCGTGAAACTCCAGACGGAGCTCCTCAACAACATCGTCGAGGAGAACACCAAGAGAAAGCAGGTCGAAGAGGAACTTCGCTCGGCGAACGAACGTCTCAAGGACCTCGCGAAGATGAAGACGCAGCTCTTGAACAGCGTCTCCCATGAACTCTCGACACCCCTCACACCCATCATGCTCCAGCTTTACCTCATCCGCACGGGCCGCGTCGGGTCGCTCTCGGACGAGCAGAAGCACGCCGTAGACCTCCTTGACCGGAACCTGGCACGCCTGAGCATGCTGGTGAAGGACGTCCTCGACGTGTCGAGGATCGAGGCCGGCAAGTTGAGGCTCGATCGACAAGAGACCGACATCGCGGCCATCGTGGAGGAGGCGGTTGATTCCTTCAAGGCCCCGGCAAAGACGGGAAACGTCACGCTCGAGATCCGGGGCAACGCGCCCACCGGCATCAAGGCCGACAAGCGGCGGATAGGCCAGGTGATGTACAATCTCCTGAGCAACGCCCTCAAGTTCTCGAACGCCGGTGGAAGAGTCACGATCGAAATGGGCGATCAGGCCGGCGCAGCCCTCGTGCGGGTCTCCGACGAGGGGCTCGGCATCAGGCCCGAGGACATCCCGAAACTCTTCCAGGCTTTCAGCCAGGTCCACGACACGATGCAAAAAACGCACGCGGGGACGGGCCTCGGCCTCTACATCTGCCGGGGCATCATCGAACAACACGGCGGGCGCATCTGGTGCGAAAGCGAAGGCTTGCGCCGAGGCACGACATTCGCGTTCACGATACCTAAGGGCGACGTTGCTGAAGGGGTGTTCGAGTTTGTGGCCTGA
- a CDS encoding PAS domain-containing sensor histidine kinase, which translates to MADSGAAATAEILAAERNIALIRASVVLVNSIIYVTLLDRDVGWPQVALGVIAVVNVYSIGVVVFEPYRRFDLLLTSWFITILDAGFITLWILATGGMDSPFYVLWYVSLAAISYRFSYQATVTAGVAYSGIYITMAAALGQFTGRIPEISVRVAYILFAAALGALLARESLAQAAARQRLEEKTVALERDVIERSTRLRTVEEAEAKFRGISETANDAIISADGAGRVIHFNQGAQRIFGYKAEAVIGQPLTVLMPEKYHEAFTAGFTRYLETGEARVIGKTMELTARQKNGNEIPVEISTAVWKSGDATFFTAIMRDVTERRRAEAERMANVAKLKELERLKEEDRFKTQFINMAAHELNTPLTPIKLQVHLLKAGKAGYLDSEQTKAVTILERNVDRLAQLVADVLQVARMQAGRLGVEKQAIDLNRLVLEAVESFQAGAKNGGVEIRAQLTPDLTVEADAKRVNQVLFNLLSNALKFTPTGGRVSVETTRDRAGAVVTVRDTGAGLRPEDMERLFKPFSQVQDPMQRTDAGTGLGLYISRSLVELHGGRMWCESTGPGFGSAFSFSLPIGPEAQKPQKPLEPVPEQRREGLAKRAKELI; encoded by the coding sequence ATGGCCGATAGCGGCGCGGCCGCCACGGCGGAGATTCTCGCGGCCGAGCGCAACATCGCTCTTATAAGGGCCTCGGTGGTGCTCGTCAACTCCATCATCTATGTGACGCTTCTCGACCGCGACGTCGGGTGGCCCCAAGTGGCGCTGGGTGTGATCGCCGTCGTGAACGTCTACTCGATCGGGGTGGTCGTTTTCGAGCCGTACAGACGCTTCGATCTCCTGCTCACAAGTTGGTTCATCACCATCCTAGACGCGGGGTTCATCACCCTCTGGATCCTCGCGACCGGCGGCATGGATTCGCCCTTCTATGTGCTGTGGTACGTCTCCCTTGCCGCGATTTCGTACCGTTTTTCCTACCAGGCGACGGTGACGGCGGGAGTCGCCTACTCTGGGATCTACATCACGATGGCGGCCGCCCTCGGGCAGTTCACCGGCAGGATCCCCGAGATCTCCGTGCGCGTCGCGTACATCCTCTTCGCCGCAGCCCTCGGGGCGCTTCTTGCCCGGGAATCCCTAGCGCAGGCGGCGGCCCGTCAGAGGCTCGAGGAGAAGACCGTCGCCTTGGAGCGGGACGTCATCGAGCGGAGCACACGCCTGAGGACCGTCGAGGAAGCGGAGGCCAAGTTCAGGGGCATCTCGGAGACGGCAAATGACGCGATCATCTCCGCGGACGGGGCCGGACGCGTCATCCACTTCAATCAAGGTGCACAACGGATATTCGGGTACAAGGCCGAGGCCGTCATCGGTCAACCCCTCACCGTCCTCATGCCGGAGAAGTACCACGAGGCCTTCACGGCAGGCTTCACGCGCTACCTTGAGACCGGCGAGGCGCGCGTCATAGGGAAGACCATGGAACTCACGGCGCGCCAGAAGAATGGGAACGAGATCCCCGTCGAAATATCCACGGCGGTATGGAAATCCGGGGACGCGACGTTCTTCACGGCCATCATGCGCGACGTCACCGAGCGTAGACGTGCCGAGGCGGAGCGGATGGCGAACGTCGCGAAACTCAAGGAACTCGAACGCCTCAAGGAGGAGGACAGGTTCAAGACGCAGTTCATCAACATGGCCGCCCACGAACTCAACACGCCCCTCACACCGATCAAGTTGCAAGTCCACCTGCTCAAGGCCGGAAAAGCGGGCTACCTCGACTCGGAGCAGACGAAGGCCGTGACCATCCTCGAGCGAAACGTCGACCGCCTGGCACAGCTTGTGGCCGACGTCCTCCAGGTCGCGCGCATGCAGGCGGGACGCCTCGGCGTGGAGAAACAGGCCATCGACCTCAACAGGCTCGTCCTCGAAGCGGTCGAATCGTTCCAAGCAGGCGCCAAGAACGGGGGCGTCGAGATCAGGGCGCAGTTGACGCCCGACCTCACCGTGGAAGCGGACGCGAAACGCGTCAACCAAGTCCTTTTCAACCTCCTCAGCAACGCCTTGAAGTTCACGCCGACGGGCGGTCGAGTGTCGGTGGAGACGACGAGGGACCGCGCGGGCGCGGTGGTCACCGTGCGAGACACGGGCGCGGGCCTTCGCCCGGAGGACATGGAGAGGCTCTTCAAACCGTTCAGCCAGGTCCAAGACCCGATGCAACGGACGGACGCAGGGACCGGCCTCGGCCTCTACATAAGTCGAAGCCTCGTCGAACTCCACGGCGGGCGCATGTGGTGCGAAAGCACCGGGCCCGGGTTCGGTTCCGCCTTCAGCTTCAGCCTCCCCATCGGGCCCGAGGCGCAGAAACCGCAAAAGCCCCTCGAACCCGTCCCGGAGCAGCGGCGCGAAGGCCTCGCCAAGAGGGCGAAGGAGTTGATCTGA
- a CDS encoding response regulator — protein sequence MAKSARETDDMTALRPHGVLIVDDEVDILESLSDLFSASLDNAEIYTAESGARGLEILRAHAIDLIVADYKMPGMNGLEFLGKAKELAPGVPRVLVTAFPDLDIAIKAINDAGIENFFTKPIDPNQIMEVVRAILAERRTRELRDRSFARSLDVLRKRNQPEK from the coding sequence ATGGCAAAGTCCGCGCGCGAGACCGACGACATGACGGCCCTGAGACCGCACGGAGTCCTCATCGTAGACGACGAAGTAGACATCCTGGAGTCCCTTAGCGACCTTTTTTCGGCATCGCTTGACAATGCCGAGATATACACGGCGGAATCGGGGGCCCGCGGCTTGGAGATCCTTCGCGCGCACGCCATCGACCTCATCGTCGCCGATTACAAGATGCCCGGCATGAACGGGTTGGAGTTCCTCGGGAAGGCCAAGGAGCTCGCACCAGGGGTCCCGCGCGTTCTCGTGACGGCGTTCCCGGATCTCGACATCGCGATAAAGGCGATCAACGACGCGGGGATCGAGAATTTCTTCACGAAACCCATCGACCCGAACCAGATCATGGAGGTCGTGCGCGCAATACTTGCCGAGCGACGCACACGCGAGCTGCGCGACCGGTCTTTCGCGCGCTCTCTTGACGTCTTGCGAAAAAGGAACCAGCCCGAGAAATGA
- a CDS encoding metallopeptidase, protein MGLRFEPAPDIHARLEEILLGLELGHVDPVRIFCMRSTGSKARIYARIYALPKIQQIAFALPPAYVIEFLSEKFDSLPQEEKDQTIIHELLHIPRTFSGAIVPHRHAGRRIDRRTVGSLYRQLMIKGGLKKAGAATARLI, encoded by the coding sequence ATGGGACTCCGATTCGAACCAGCGCCGGACATCCACGCCCGCCTCGAGGAAATCTTGCTCGGCTTGGAGCTCGGGCACGTGGACCCGGTCCGGATCTTCTGCATGAGGTCGACGGGTTCGAAGGCCCGGATCTATGCCCGTATTTATGCTCTTCCGAAGATCCAACAGATCGCGTTCGCGTTGCCGCCGGCCTACGTCATCGAGTTCCTTTCCGAAAAATTCGATTCGCTGCCCCAGGAGGAGAAGGATCAGACTATCATCCACGAGCTTCTCCACATTCCGCGGACGTTTTCCGGGGCGATAGTCCCGCACCGGCACGCTGGGAGACGCATCGACCGTCGAACCGTCGGGAGCCTCTATAGGCAATTGATGATAAAAGGAGGCCTTAAAAAGGCCGGAGCGGCGACGGCGCGCCTTATATAA
- a CDS encoding winged helix-turn-helix transcriptional regulator, giving the protein MDVDEGKITLDAQAFKALASDTRLQVMKLLDRRPMTVSELSRETALNKATLLEHLEKLAAASLAERLEDERKWVYYQLTWRGKRILHPEKITIALMLSTGTATLATALLSLWLYFAQAASRIPGEDEAASPPASAPETQDTGASSSGAGTQQDLAGRSGDTASQGAPATDATLLYLATALLVLFALILALGYWQLKKDRNKNV; this is encoded by the coding sequence ATGGATGTGGACGAAGGCAAGATAACGCTCGACGCGCAAGCCTTCAAAGCACTCGCGAGCGACACCCGCCTCCAAGTGATGAAGCTCCTCGACCGGCGGCCAATGACCGTCTCGGAGCTTTCGAGGGAGACGGCTCTCAACAAAGCGACCCTCCTCGAACACCTCGAAAAACTCGCGGCCGCGAGCCTCGCCGAACGCCTCGAAGATGAACGGAAATGGGTCTACTACCAGCTGACTTGGCGGGGAAAACGTATCCTCCACCCAGAAAAGATCACCATCGCACTCATGCTTTCCACCGGCACGGCCACCCTTGCAACGGCTCTCCTTTCCCTGTGGCTCTACTTCGCGCAGGCCGCCAGCAGGATCCCCGGTGAAGACGAAGCTGCGTCCCCGCCGGCCTCGGCGCCTGAGACGCAAGACACCGGCGCATCATCGTCGGGCGCGGGCACGCAACAGGACCTCGCAGGCCGGTCGGGCGACACTGCGTCCCAAGGCGCTCCAGCGACCGACGCAACGCTCCTCTACCTCGCGACCGCGCTCCTTGTGCTTTTCGCGTTGATCCTGGCGCTCGGGTATTGGCAGTTGAAGAAAGACCGAAACAAGAACGTGTGA
- a CDS encoding ZPR1 zinc finger domain-containing protein, producing the protein MRFRRKGGHSLLIDLCANRHDATFLETLRDKYYWHRVIRVIVSHPMKVNADCPGCARPGIDMRSDLVDEPYFGEVLYTVLKCEHCGFRHTTSVIMHQGAPTRTSFRLSETDDLAVRVVRANSATIHVPGLGVTIEPTSISESFVSNVDGILARVEDILKRVLVLADHEAQRQKAAELMERILMARAGEFTFEIILDDPFGNSDIVSEKSERRALTPQEVETLSTGVHVFDVER; encoded by the coding sequence ATGAGGTTCCGAAGGAAAGGAGGTCACTCGCTTCTCATCGACCTTTGCGCAAACCGTCATGATGCAACTTTCCTTGAAACGCTGCGGGACAAGTATTATTGGCACCGCGTGATTCGCGTCATCGTGTCCCACCCGATGAAGGTCAACGCCGATTGCCCGGGTTGCGCTCGGCCCGGCATCGATATGCGCTCGGATCTCGTGGACGAGCCCTACTTCGGTGAGGTCCTTTACACGGTCCTGAAGTGCGAGCATTGCGGGTTCCGTCACACGACGTCGGTGATAATGCACCAGGGAGCACCGACGCGGACGTCGTTCAGGCTCTCCGAGACCGACGACCTCGCAGTCCGGGTGGTGCGCGCGAACAGCGCGACCATCCACGTGCCGGGCCTCGGTGTGACAATCGAGCCGACGTCGATTTCGGAGTCCTTCGTCTCGAACGTGGACGGGATCCTTGCGCGCGTCGAGGACATCCTGAAGCGCGTCCTTGTGCTCGCGGACCACGAGGCTCAGCGCCAAAAAGCGGCAGAACTCATGGAGCGGATCCTCATGGCGCGCGCGGGCGAGTTTACGTTCGAGATAATCCTCGACGACCCGTTCGGGAACTCGGACATCGTCTCCGAGAAGAGCGAGCGCCGGGCCTTGACACCGCAAGAGGTGGAGACGCTTTCTACAGGAGTGCACGTGTTCGACGTCGAACGATGA